In Spirosoma aureum, a single genomic region encodes these proteins:
- a CDS encoding alpha-2-macroglobulin family protein, whose translation MAAPAAASMADGFAPGKALAKEAATEEAPKKQTELINPRKNFNETAYFIPEIKTDAQGRVVLKFTMPEALTRWRLLAFAHTKELKIGTLEREIVTQKELMITANSPRFLREGDTIRITARINNLTGKAMPVLANLSLSDALTGEPIDQKLARTSLQTSATVAAGQGQAVGWTLVIPAGLETVTCRLTAQSGTFTDGEEFTVPVLPNRMLVTDTQPFWVNGRETKEFKLKGLTNLNPELPVQHERLTVEVTSNPTWYALQSLPYLMEYRYECAEQLFSRLYANSLAAHIVGSKPAFKQVIAEWQKNPPKSPLQSNEELRAVALENSPWLADARSESARQAQLGQLLDQNRMAAEQERAFEKLQQLQTSGGGFRWFGGMEPNLTMTLHVLGGFGHLQKLGVHFPDEMQTDLSEMQTNAIHYADAEMKRWVQEQRKDKATPLRYFSAIQYLYARSFYLDKPVDKDMLAFLKQRVADDWLKQSLQGQALSAMALHRFGDKVTPIAILRSLLERTRQSEELGTYWPDNTSGLYWYQTPIETQAYLIEAFDEIKQDRAMVDNMKRWLLRQKQTQSWSSTKATTEAIYALLLRGSDWLDTKPNTQVSLGGQSIESRVTKTETITGYQKVTYAASEIKPEMGVIQITKKADGPAWGALYWQHFEPLDRVMPGSAGLSVQKTLYVQHDSPKGPVITPVTPQTALKPGDLIKVRLILKTDRAMEYVHLKDGRASGFEPVAALSGYKYQNGLGYYESPRDASTDFFMSHLPVGTHVFEYDLRVAQTGDFSAGVATVQCFYAPEFAAHSAGERVNVK comes from the coding sequence ATGGCTGCTCCCGCAGCAGCTTCAATGGCCGATGGATTTGCTCCGGGGAAAGCTTTGGCAAAAGAGGCTGCTACTGAAGAAGCGCCTAAAAAGCAAACGGAGCTAATCAACCCCCGCAAGAATTTCAACGAAACAGCCTACTTCATCCCTGAAATCAAAACGGATGCTCAGGGGAGGGTTGTTCTGAAATTTACGATGCCCGAAGCACTAACCCGCTGGCGTTTGCTGGCCTTTGCTCATACGAAAGAGTTGAAGATAGGGACGCTGGAACGTGAGATCGTAACGCAGAAAGAGCTGATGATTACGGCAAATTCCCCCCGTTTCCTGCGCGAAGGCGACACTATTCGCATAACGGCCCGCATCAATAACCTAACCGGAAAGGCCATGCCTGTGTTGGCGAACCTTAGCTTGTCTGACGCATTGACGGGTGAGCCTATTGATCAGAAACTGGCGCGTACAAGCCTGCAAACGTCAGCTACGGTAGCCGCCGGGCAAGGGCAAGCCGTCGGTTGGACGCTCGTTATTCCTGCGGGACTGGAAACTGTGACCTGCCGATTGACTGCCCAATCGGGTACGTTCACTGACGGTGAGGAATTTACTGTGCCTGTATTACCCAATCGGATGCTCGTAACCGATACGCAGCCATTTTGGGTAAATGGCCGGGAAACGAAAGAATTCAAGCTAAAAGGGCTGACAAACTTAAATCCAGAATTACCCGTCCAGCATGAACGGCTAACGGTTGAGGTGACGAGCAATCCAACGTGGTATGCCCTGCAGTCGCTGCCATATCTGATGGAATACCGTTACGAATGTGCCGAACAATTGTTCAGCCGTTTATATGCTAATAGCCTGGCGGCTCATATTGTTGGTAGCAAACCGGCCTTTAAACAGGTCATTGCCGAATGGCAGAAAAATCCGCCTAAAAGCCCACTCCAATCGAATGAGGAACTCAGAGCCGTTGCCCTCGAAAATTCACCCTGGCTGGCCGACGCCCGATCAGAATCGGCTCGACAAGCGCAATTAGGCCAATTGCTCGATCAAAACCGGATGGCGGCTGAGCAGGAAAGGGCTTTCGAGAAACTGCAACAATTACAGACGTCTGGCGGAGGTTTTCGGTGGTTTGGTGGTATGGAGCCAAACCTTACTATGACCTTGCATGTTCTGGGTGGATTCGGGCATTTGCAGAAGCTGGGCGTTCATTTCCCAGACGAAATGCAGACTGACCTGAGCGAGATGCAAACGAATGCTATTCACTATGCGGATGCTGAAATGAAGCGATGGGTTCAGGAGCAGAGGAAAGACAAAGCAACCCCATTGCGGTATTTTTCGGCCATTCAGTACCTCTACGCCCGCAGTTTTTATCTCGACAAGCCAGTGGATAAAGATATGCTTGCCTTTCTGAAGCAGCGCGTGGCCGACGATTGGCTGAAGCAAAGCCTACAGGGGCAGGCGCTTTCGGCAATGGCGCTGCATCGGTTTGGTGATAAAGTGACACCGATCGCTATTTTACGATCACTGCTCGAACGGACGCGGCAATCGGAGGAGTTGGGTACCTATTGGCCCGATAATACCAGCGGATTGTACTGGTATCAGACGCCTATCGAAACACAGGCGTACCTGATCGAAGCGTTTGATGAGATCAAACAGGATCGCGCCATGGTCGATAACATGAAGCGTTGGCTCCTCCGTCAGAAACAAACGCAGTCATGGTCATCGACCAAAGCCACCACGGAGGCTATTTATGCGTTGTTGCTCCGGGGAAGCGACTGGCTCGATACAAAGCCGAATACGCAGGTAAGCCTTGGCGGACAGTCCATTGAAAGTCGGGTAACAAAAACCGAGACGATCACAGGATACCAGAAAGTGACATACGCTGCGTCTGAAATCAAACCGGAGATGGGCGTTATTCAAATCACCAAAAAGGCTGATGGTCCAGCCTGGGGTGCTTTGTATTGGCAACATTTCGAACCGCTCGATCGGGTTATGCCCGGAAGTGCCGGGCTATCGGTTCAGAAGACACTTTATGTGCAGCACGATTCACCGAAAGGCCCGGTGATAACGCCGGTAACCCCGCAAACAGCACTCAAGCCCGGCGATCTGATCAAAGTTCGGTTAATTCTAAAGACGGATCGGGCAATGGAATACGTTCACCTGAAAGATGGCAGGGCGTCTGGGTTTGAGCCTGTTGCCGCATTATCGGGCTATAAGTATCAGAATGGGTTGGGTTATTACGAATCTCCGCGTGATGCCAGTACCGATTTTTTCATGAGTCACCTTCCCGTAGGAACGCATGTGTTTGAATATGATCTTCGGGTAGCCCAAACGGGTGACTTTTCGGCGGGTGTTGCTACCGTTCAGTGTTTCTATGCGCCGGAATTTGCGGCTCATTCCGCTGGTGAACGGGTGAACGTGAAGTAA
- a CDS encoding MG2 domain-containing protein — protein sequence MTLFFVLLALAASAQKNQNTPANQPDYARDWKRADSLAAKGLPKSALDIANRIYKEAKATHNYPQVAKAAMHRMIFRSYSDEDAYVELVRSLQNDIQDTPEPSKSVLQSVLADIYWQYFQQNRYKFYDRATVGRATTGRTTKGSGNAVSDKPEKTTDSTADFRTWDAQRLVGAVTTAYLASVRAKDLLQKTPLAEFDALLEKGDADARPLRPTLYDLLAHRAISFFQNTEPDLLKPVFKFDLDKPDYLAGPDVFAKLIIQSQDSLSGRYQALLLYQQLVVFHLPDSNPSALADADALRLAFVHQHSVVPNKDSLYRQALEKQVAQYKNQPAEAIYAYQLAEFLANFGSPIRPLDSEDDLTTESVDPGPSRWNNKHASDICRDLVRRFPKTLAGQQAFQLLNRLLTSSYTVLVERVNAPDQPFRALVNYQNVSKITYRIIKLSVSELGTYRINNGEDEQRKKFSSWLKRRVIAEKSVTLPDDGDLNRHSVEMPVTGLPVGHYLLLAITNEKFQEKAESVQYSTFSVSRLSYLLQPMNNAEASQKLIVTNRLTGAPLPNVSVAVVESAKIAASGQKQVRTDANGQVRISVSDMPAQTAFSYLIAEGNDTLLSDQQYHYSYNNRQNGEQPRIQAHLFTDRAIYRPGQLIYVKGLLYEGQMNQYAVVMNRDVKLELIDHNGERVTQQTLKTNEFGTFNSSFTAPVGKLTGTMTIQTPFGAASIRVEEYKRPTFEVKIKPIKQSFKLEQTVILTAEAKTFSGAVVDGANVRYRIVRKLRERWYWWYHTRSGGSRTTNQAEIANGVAQTDGKGNVVIVFTAVPDRQKARQDNPVFEFEVTIDVTDRAGETRSTTQTLQIGYSALQAELTIPEQVEKDKPAAFPVKITNQSGEKVSAKGQLTVYKLQAPTRPLRNRLWARPDRQLLSREEFERLFPNDLYANENDPRSWPKGEAVLQQTITTPADSLIKPDLSRYAVGDYVAELTINDSAGETTKERVFFAVVDDKQPIASARTDGWVQARKATVEPGEEAIFLVGTNQPGWVLMTVEENHVIVREEWFKTDGRPRRVTLPVTEKQRGGFGVYFSMVQNGRLYQKSQPITVPFTNKQLTIETQTFRNKLKPGQQEEWILTIGGLNGVPAEMVATLYDASLDAFDVLNWPTSVYHSYFPTFYGWQSGSFSVQSSGILIDTYQPQSPAPVRHYDQLGWMGYQFAPYGNRPFVRNPAGPIGVSDDAIRVTVRRAGKAISGTMKQKNGTAVEGVNILILGTVNGAVSDANGNFALTADSETSEIRLLFSRLGYMTNEVAIKQKAISLQLMPDARSLNEVVVVGYGAQKRMEAAGEGQLYGPWLLPQQLQWPMDLLRGKLWQKRLLLKKRLKSKRS from the coding sequence ATGACTTTATTTTTTGTTCTGCTAGCACTGGCTGCTTCGGCCCAGAAAAATCAGAACACTCCGGCAAATCAGCCTGATTATGCGCGTGACTGGAAACGGGCTGATTCGCTGGCGGCTAAAGGCTTGCCCAAATCAGCGCTCGATATAGCAAACCGGATTTATAAGGAAGCTAAAGCTACCCACAATTATCCGCAAGTGGCCAAAGCGGCCATGCACCGGATGATTTTCCGGAGTTATTCCGACGAAGATGCTTACGTGGAGCTTGTACGATCACTTCAGAACGATATTCAGGATACACCCGAGCCATCGAAGTCGGTCCTGCAATCGGTGCTGGCCGACATCTATTGGCAGTATTTTCAGCAAAATCGCTACAAATTTTATGATCGTGCCACGGTAGGCCGGGCCACGACTGGCCGTACTACCAAAGGTTCAGGTAATGCTGTTTCGGATAAGCCCGAAAAAACGACTGACTCTACCGCTGATTTCAGAACATGGGATGCACAACGGCTCGTTGGCGCTGTAACGACGGCTTATCTGGCTTCCGTTCGGGCAAAAGACCTACTACAAAAAACACCGCTTGCCGAGTTTGACGCGCTTCTGGAAAAAGGCGATGCAGACGCTCGCCCACTTCGGCCAACACTTTACGACCTATTGGCGCACCGGGCTATCAGCTTCTTCCAGAATACCGAGCCTGATTTGTTGAAGCCTGTTTTCAAATTTGACCTTGATAAACCTGATTACCTGGCCGGACCAGATGTATTTGCGAAGCTGATTATTCAGAGTCAGGACTCCTTGTCTGGGCGTTATCAGGCCCTGCTCTTATACCAGCAACTCGTAGTGTTTCACTTACCGGATAGCAATCCATCCGCGCTGGCCGATGCTGATGCATTACGATTGGCGTTCGTGCACCAGCATAGTGTTGTGCCCAATAAGGATTCATTATATCGTCAAGCGCTCGAAAAACAGGTTGCCCAGTATAAAAATCAACCTGCTGAAGCTATTTATGCGTATCAATTGGCGGAGTTTTTAGCAAATTTTGGCAGCCCTATCCGGCCACTGGACAGTGAAGATGATTTAACCACTGAATCCGTCGATCCTGGCCCTTCTCGTTGGAACAATAAACACGCTTCAGACATCTGCCGGGATCTCGTCAGGCGATTTCCTAAAACATTAGCTGGGCAGCAGGCTTTTCAGTTGTTAAACCGGCTCCTTACATCTTCGTATACCGTACTGGTAGAGCGCGTAAATGCGCCGGACCAGCCATTCAGAGCCTTGGTAAATTACCAGAATGTAAGCAAAATCACCTACCGGATTATTAAGTTGTCGGTGTCCGAACTGGGTACGTATCGCATTAATAATGGGGAGGATGAGCAACGAAAAAAATTTAGTAGCTGGTTAAAGCGTCGCGTTATCGCTGAAAAATCAGTGACGTTGCCCGATGATGGAGACCTCAATCGTCATTCCGTTGAAATGCCAGTGACAGGGCTACCTGTTGGGCACTATTTACTGTTGGCTATAACCAACGAAAAGTTTCAGGAGAAAGCAGAATCGGTTCAATATTCGACCTTTTCGGTCTCCCGACTTAGTTACCTACTTCAGCCAATGAACAATGCTGAGGCATCGCAAAAACTAATTGTAACGAATCGTTTGACGGGTGCTCCGTTGCCGAACGTGTCTGTCGCCGTAGTGGAATCGGCTAAAATAGCGGCATCTGGTCAGAAACAGGTTCGAACAGATGCGAATGGCCAGGTTAGAATTTCAGTAAGTGATATGCCGGCACAAACGGCATTCTCATACCTGATAGCCGAGGGTAATGACACGCTTCTTTCAGACCAGCAATATCATTATAGTTACAATAATCGCCAGAATGGCGAGCAGCCACGTATCCAGGCGCACCTGTTCACCGATCGGGCCATCTACCGGCCAGGTCAGCTTATTTATGTGAAGGGACTATTGTATGAAGGCCAGATGAATCAATACGCTGTCGTGATGAATCGGGATGTAAAGCTTGAATTGATCGATCATAATGGCGAACGGGTAACTCAACAGACGCTGAAAACGAACGAATTTGGCACGTTCAATTCCAGTTTTACAGCTCCCGTCGGCAAATTAACGGGCACAATGACCATTCAGACTCCTTTTGGGGCGGCCAGCATTCGGGTTGAAGAATACAAACGACCAACGTTTGAGGTCAAGATTAAGCCGATCAAACAATCGTTTAAGCTCGAACAGACGGTTATCCTTACAGCAGAAGCCAAAACATTTTCCGGGGCCGTTGTCGATGGGGCCAATGTGCGCTATCGAATTGTCCGGAAACTTCGGGAACGCTGGTATTGGTGGTATCATACCCGGAGCGGAGGCTCTCGTACTACAAATCAGGCCGAAATTGCGAATGGGGTGGCTCAAACGGATGGAAAAGGTAATGTTGTCATTGTCTTCACGGCGGTGCCTGACCGACAAAAGGCGCGTCAGGATAATCCCGTTTTTGAGTTTGAGGTAACGATTGACGTAACCGACCGCGCTGGCGAAACCCGAAGCACTACCCAAACGCTTCAAATCGGTTATTCGGCTTTACAGGCAGAATTAACGATTCCGGAGCAGGTGGAGAAAGATAAGCCCGCTGCTTTTCCGGTAAAAATCACGAATCAGTCGGGCGAGAAAGTATCTGCGAAAGGGCAACTCACAGTTTACAAACTTCAGGCGCCAACGCGTCCTCTACGGAATCGGCTCTGGGCGCGTCCCGACCGTCAGTTGCTGAGTCGTGAAGAGTTTGAACGGCTCTTCCCTAATGACCTTTACGCTAATGAAAACGATCCCCGTTCGTGGCCTAAAGGCGAAGCTGTGCTGCAACAAACCATTACAACCCCGGCCGATTCACTAATTAAGCCCGATTTGAGTCGCTATGCAGTCGGAGACTATGTAGCAGAACTGACCATTAACGATTCGGCAGGGGAGACAACGAAAGAACGTGTGTTTTTTGCAGTAGTAGACGATAAGCAACCGATCGCATCGGCACGTACGGATGGATGGGTACAGGCGCGTAAAGCTACTGTTGAGCCCGGCGAGGAAGCGATCTTTCTCGTTGGTACGAATCAACCCGGTTGGGTGCTGATGACTGTCGAAGAAAATCATGTCATTGTGAGGGAGGAGTGGTTTAAAACAGATGGCCGTCCCCGGCGTGTAACCCTGCCTGTTACCGAAAAACAACGGGGTGGATTTGGCGTCTATTTTTCTATGGTACAGAACGGACGCTTATATCAGAAATCACAACCGATAACCGTTCCGTTTACCAACAAGCAACTCACCATCGAAACCCAGACATTCCGGAATAAACTTAAACCTGGCCAGCAGGAGGAGTGGATACTAACTATTGGTGGTCTTAATGGTGTGCCGGCTGAGATGGTGGCTACTCTTTATGATGCATCATTGGATGCATTCGATGTGCTTAACTGGCCAACATCAGTTTATCATTCCTATTTTCCTACGTTTTATGGCTGGCAGTCGGGAAGTTTCAGCGTACAATCAAGTGGCATCCTTATCGACACTTACCAACCGCAATCACCTGCTCCGGTCCGCCACTACGATCAGTTAGGATGGATGGGATACCAGTTTGCGCCCTATGGCAATCGGCCATTCGTTCGCAATCCTGCCGGCCCTATTGGCGTGTCAGACGATGCAATTCGGGTAACAGTTCGACGCGCTGGGAAGGCTATCAGCGGGACAATGAAACAAAAAAATGGGACGGCAGTAGAAGGGGTCAACATTTTGATCCTCGGTACGGTTAATGGGGCTGTATCCGATGCAAATGGGAATTTTGCGTTAACTGCTGACTCTGAAACGAGCGAGATCAGATTGTTATTTTCGAGGCTCGGTTATATGACCAATGAAGTGGCAATCAAGCAAAAAGCGATATCATTGCAATTGATGCCCGATGCCCGTTCGCTGAATGAAGTCGTTGTGGTGGGTTATGGAGCTCAGAAAAGAATGGAGGCTGCGGGGGAGGGCCAACTTTACGGGCCATGGCTGCTCCCGCAGCAGCTTCAATGGCCGATGGATTTGCTCCGGGGAAAGCTTTGGCAAAAGAGGCTGCTACTGAAGAAGCGCCTAAAAAGCAAACGGAGCTAA
- a CDS encoding peptidylprolyl isomerase, whose product MPNVLLLLVYIISLATPSKPPKTYPIGQIKTNMGEVLFWLYDETPSHKASFMKLANQNYWDTLTFNRVIKNFVAQGGCPDTPAGFADSPYLLKPEFRPTIRHIYGAVGAGRDNNPQMLSAGCQFYIVQNKKGEHRLDDKFTVFGQVFKGMEVIDAIVAVKTDTTDTPLSPVKLDVNVINLTAPELAKLGYIVK is encoded by the coding sequence ATGCCAAATGTTCTGCTTCTTCTCGTCTACATCATTTCTTTGGCGACACCGTCAAAGCCACCCAAAACTTACCCGATTGGGCAGATAAAAACCAACATGGGCGAGGTGCTATTCTGGCTTTACGACGAAACCCCCAGCCATAAGGCCAGTTTCATGAAGCTTGCCAATCAGAATTATTGGGACACACTAACGTTTAACCGCGTAATCAAAAATTTTGTGGCTCAGGGTGGCTGCCCGGATACACCGGCTGGCTTTGCCGACTCCCCTTATTTATTGAAGCCAGAATTCAGACCCACGATTCGGCACATCTACGGAGCCGTTGGCGCTGGCCGCGACAACAATCCGCAAATGCTTTCGGCAGGATGTCAGTTTTACATCGTACAAAACAAAAAAGGCGAACACCGACTCGATGATAAATTTACGGTATTCGGACAGGTCTTTAAAGGAATGGAGGTGATCGATGCGATAGTTGCGGTTAAAACCGATACTACCGATACGCCTTTATCGCCGGTCAAGCTGGATGTCAACGTCATTAACCTCACCGCTCCGGAACTGGCAAAGCTTGGTTATATAGTTAAGTGA